The following DNA comes from Candidatus Tanganyikabacteria bacterium.
GGATCTCGGCGACCTCAGGCGACATACAGGAGCTTGCCTTCCCGGAGGATGGTCGCCGGCAGGGACGTCACGACACCCGCCCGGCCGTCGAACTCCTCGCGGGTCCAGACCATGGCCTCGGTGGACGCACCCACCCCGACCAGGGCCATCACGGCCGGCAGGTCGCGCTTGTGCGGCGGCAGATCCGAGCTGGCGACCACGGCCAGCAGGTCGTAGTCGCTGTCGGGCCGGGCGTCGCCGCGGGCCCTGGAGCCGTAAAGGTAGATGCGCTCGGGATGAACCGCGTCCACAAGCCGCCTCACCATTTCTGCCAGGAAGGGATCGGCCTGCAGGAGATCGGTAGCGACACCGACCACCGGCCGGACCGATTCAGGCTGGTCAGGCGACGTCATCAGGTGGTTCCCTCGAGGCTCAGT
Coding sequences within:
- a CDS encoding nucleotidyltransferase domain-containing protein; this encodes MTSPDQPESVRPVVGVATDLLQADPFLAEMVRRLVDAVHPERIYLYGSRARGDARPDSDYDLLAVVASSDLPPHKRDLPAVMALVGVGASTEAMVWTREEFDGRAGVVTSLPATILREGKLLYVA